Sequence from the Clostridium butyricum genome:
TCTTAAAGCAAAACTACATATTACCAAAAATACTAGTACCCATATTATAATCCATTTTTTCTTCATATATCCTCTTACCATATGCGTACTTATATTTAACTATAATATTGCATATGTTAAATATAAATCGCAATATATATTTTATTTAGAATGCTTTTGTAGATAATTATATAATGCACCTAACTTATTGGCATCATTTCCATAAACACATCTTTTTACCAAAGGTTTTATAGTTCCTTCAAGACCACATTCAGTACCCATCATATAATCAAGTCTTTTATTAATTTCGTTTATATAATCTTCTCTTTCGCTAATAGCTCCCCCAAGAACTATTACTTCTGGATCATAAATATATTGAATATTATAAATTCCTATAGCCATATTGTAATAATATTTATTTACTTCTTGAACAGCAATTTCATCTCCATTTTTGCACATTTCAAAAACTTCAACTCCATTTATACTTCCTTTTTCTAATCCTTTAAGTCTTGCAATATTATTAGCTAAACCAGCTGTAGATCCTGTCTGACTCCATGCTTTAAATTTAGGAATACCTTCCTCATCAATCTCATAATCAAATGAACAGTAACCAAATTCTCCTCCATGTTTATGTATACCAACATGTACTTTTTTATCCTTTACTATTGAACCGCCAATACCTGTACCACATACTATAAATGCCAAATCTTTATTATCTTTTCCAGCTCCAAGCCAACATTCTCCAAGTGCTGCACAATTTGCATCATTTTCAATTTCCACTTCAATTCCTGTAAGCTTATTCAATTCTTCTTTAAAGTTTGGTCCATGAATATATGGAATTGCACTTACTCCACCTATAACTCCAGTTTCACTATCAACTGCACCTGGAGCACTTATAGCAATACCTTTAACATCAAACTCTTTTTTCATATTATTTGTTATTTCTGCTAATCCATTAAAAAAATCTGAAATATTACTTGCTATTTTAATACTTCCACTTTGAAGTATTTTCCCTTCACCCTCTATAACAGACCATTTTACCGAACTTCCACCAATATCAAAAACCATATAATTATTCATAATTAGTAACCTCATTTCATATTAAAATCATGATAATGTTAATTTTATTATATTTACAACACCTATTTTTGAAAACATTTACTCTAAAACTTCATAAATATTGTTTATTTATAATAAAATATGTTTACTATTACTATAACAAAAAGCAAAACCTTTTAATAAAAGTATAATTAATTTCATTAAAAGGTCTAAAGACTATTGTGAAAATTGTTAAAAATATTAATTAAGAAACCATTACTCCAAGAATTGTAACTTCTCTATCCTTTTCTTCACTAATTACTTCAATTTCAATTTCATATGTTTTTTTATAATCACACTCCTCTAAAATTTCAGTTACAGTGCAATCTCCCCATCCATCTTTAAAATGAGTATCAATTAACGCCTTTTCTACTCCATTTACTCGTACCTTAAACTTCCCACTATTTTCAGAAATTGTTTTCTTGTATAATAAAATGATATTGTTACATTCAGTCTCTATCATTAATTTTCCACCTTCATTAGCTTTGCCAATAAATCTCCATCCATTATGAAAAACCTGAAAGCCTTCTTCATATTTATGAAATCCAATAATCTCTTTTGGTCTTAACTCCTTATTATTAAGTATTCTTCCATTTATATATCTATCACCATATACACATTTTTTTTCTAATGTATTATCCTTAACTTCAATACTTTCCCCTTTATTGTAGTTATTCATATATATGTCTTCTAAAAAATTCACTAATAATTCACTTATTATTTCATGACCATCATCATTAGGATGAACCTCATCAGTCAGTAAATCACTCCATTTTAAATTATATTTTTCAACTAATTCATTAGCAGTGTTTCTAAAACTTATCATAGGAACATTATAATTAAATCCAATTTTTATTTGTGCATCTTGATAATTAACACCATCTACCATGGTCATAAACACTTCTACAACTGCTGGTTTATTTTTACTGCTTAATAATTTTCTTATTTCGCTTTCATAAGATATTTTGCAATAATCTGAATCATTATCATTAACTGCTGCATCAACGAAAATTATATCTGGATCTTTACTTAAAACTTGTTTTTCTGCTCTGTGAACACCTATAAGTGAACCTGTTGCACCTACACCTGCATTTATATGCTTAACATTTACTAATTTAAATTTATTTTCAAACCATTTAGATACAAGCTCTACATAACACTTTTCATATACTGTTGAGTTACATCCTTGAGTTATTGATCCTCCCAAAAATGCTATTGTTATATCTTCACCTTTTTCTGCCTTTTCATATAATTTTAGTATTCTTGAAATATCACCCTTATTTACTAGTGACTTTTCTATTAATTCCTTATTCAATTTAATACTCATACTAAACCTTCTCCTTAATACAATGATTTATATTTTTTATTCAATTCTAAACTTTTCTATCATTTTATTTAATGATTCAGATTGAACACTAAGCTCTGCACTTGCTGCTGCACTTTCCTGAGCTGTTGTGGAATTTTCCTGTATAACATTTGAAATCTTCAATATATCATTGTGAACTCTATCTATTGCTTCTGCCTGTTTAGATGATGCATCATTTATTTTTGAAACTAAATCCGTTGCTTTTTCTATATTATTAACAAGTTGCCTTAATGTACTATCAGTATTATTAGCTAATATTTTCCCACTATTTACTGCCTCAATACAATTTTTTATAAGACAAATACTTTCGCTTACTGCATTTGAACTTTGACCTGATAAATTTCTGACTTCATCTGCAACCACCGCAAAGCCTTTCCCAAATTCACCTGCTCTTGCTGCTTCAATAGCTGCATTTAACGCAAGTAGATCTGTCTGAGATGCTATTTCATTTATTGCTTCAATGATTTTTTCTATATCTTTTGATGCATTTTCAATATTATCCATAGATAATAGCATGTCCTGCATTTTTCTATTACTTTCTTCTATTTCTATCAATAACTTTGAAGTAATAATATTTGTATTTTCTGCATTTTCTGCATTATTCTTTACCTGTTCATTTATTTTATCAATATAATTTGTTAATTTATCAACAGAATATGCTTGTTCACTTGAACGTTTTGATAATATATGTGCTGTATCAGATAATTTTTGAGAATTATTATTTACGTTACTACTACTTTCCTTTATTCCTGATATAACCTCTGTTAGTGATTTTGTAATATTATCTAGTGATTTTTTTATCTCTAAAAAATTTCCCTTGTATTCTTCTCTAGTATTAGTCATTAGATTTCCTTCTGAAATATTGCCTAAAATAAATGATATTTCATTTATATAAGATTTTAATGTTTTTATCATATTAGAAAATGACTCTGCAAGAATTCCAAGTTCATCTTTTGACTCAACATCAATATTTATGTCTAAATTACCTTCTGCCATACTCTCTACTGCATCTTTTATCTTATTTATTGTTATTCCTAATCTGCCACTTAGTCTTCTTGATATGAAAATACTTATAATTATTGAACATGTAATTGTTATAATAGCTAATATTGTATTAGTCATTTTAATTATTTCAATCTTACTAATAAGTTCATTACACTGATCAATTTTTCTTTGCAGTAATGATGAAATTTCCGTACTTATTTCCTCCATTATAGGAGCCCCTTCACTTCTAAATAATTTTAATCCTTCATCCTGTCTATCTCCAATTACACTTATGGAAACATTATTTCTTACTTGTTTATATTTGGCTAAGTTTAGCTTTATATTCTTTATTGCATCCATTTCTTCATCTGAAACAATATAACCTGATATAGAATCTAATGATTTATCTATATTATCCAAATATCCATTTAGTTCAACTTTTGCCTTATCTCTTTCATCACCATCTGAAAATAAAAAATCTCTTACAGCAGAATTGCTTTTTTCAAGTTCAATCCCTAATTTCCCTATATCCCCTTGAATAAGTCCATAGTTAACTATTGCATAATTATATTTATTTCCTATATGATGGAGAAAAATTAACCCTAATACACCTGATATATTTCCAATTATCGAAATAGAAATAAAATATATCAATAACTTTTTCCTTATTGATATATTGTTAAATTTCTCTTTGCTGATTATTTTAGCCTCAAAATTTTTCATACGTAATCTTAAGTTCTTTAAGCCAATTTTCATATCAGTTCCTCCATTCAAGAAAAGCAGTAAATGTTAAAACATCTACCGCTTTTCTAATATATTTATCAAATAGCAATATTACATTCTTCCGTCTGTAGCATCTAATCCGATTAATTCATTATGTTCTTTTATAAATTTAACAGTTTCTTCAACTGTAGTGTAAGCAAGTCCTACATAAGTATCTGCTGCTCCATAATAAATTGCTATTTTTCCGCTTTCAGCATCAGTTAATGTTGCACATGGGAATATAACATTTGCTACAAATCCTCTTTCTTCATACCATTCTTCTGGTGTAAGCATTATGCTTCCAGCTCTATATAACACTTTTGATGGACATTTCTTATCTAATATTGCTGCGCTCATTGAATAAACTAGCCCATTACAAGTTCCCGTAACTCCATGGTAGAATATTAACCATCCTTCATCTGTTTCTATTGGCGCTGGACCACAACCTATTTTTATTGACTGCCACCATCCATTTCCGCCTTTTTGCATTACTATTCTATGTTCTCCCCAGTATTTTAAATCTGGACTTTTTGTTAAGAAGATATCTCCAAATGGAGTATGTCCATTATCACTTGGTCTTGATAACATTATATACTTACCATCTATCTTCCTAGGGAATAATACACCGTTACGATTAAATGGAAGGAATGGATTTTCAAGTCTTACAAATGTTTTAAAATCTGTTGTCTTTGCAATTCCTATTGCTGCTCCATCAAAATCTCCACACCATATTACAAAATACTCATCTTCCACCTTAACAAGTCTTGGATCATATGCATAAAGTGGTTGATATGGCTTACCATCTTCATCTACAAAATTTATTCTTTCTTTATCGAATTCCCAGTTAATAGCATCTTTACTATGACCTAAGTAAATATGTGGTCTTCCATTTATTGTTTCTCCTCTGAATACTCCAATAAATTCTCCATTATAAGGTACGACTGCACTATTGAAAATTCTTGCTACTCCTTCTACTGGATTTCTTCCGATTATAGGATTTTCTGTATGTCTCCATATTGGTCCGTTAAATCCTTCTGGCTTTTCTTGCCATGGCATGTTTGGTAAATTATCTCCTAAAATTCTAGTCATTTTCATATCTCCTTTTATCTATATATTATGTTCTTTTTTATTCATTAAATTATTGATTAATTTATTAATTATAATTAAAAGGTTAAGTTTTTTAAAAATTCTTTTCCTTCAATTTTCAAAATACTAATTACTAATCTATCTTATTCTTTTACTGATCCTGAAACCAATCCACTGTAAATTTGTTTTTGTAGTGTTAAGAATACAATAAGTGTTGGAATCATTACTACTATAATTCCTGCAGAAATTACTTCCCAGTGTGCACCAAAAGGCCCTTTAAACTTAAATAAAGTTGTTGATAATGTTAATAAGTCTGCACTTGGTGTATAAAGGAACGGAGTATAGAAATCATTATATAAACCTACTCCTTTAGTTATAAGTACTGTAATTACTGCTGGTGAAAGCAATGGAAGTATTATCTTAAAGAATATTTGAAAATAATTTGCTCCATCTATAATTGCTGATTCATCTAATGAAACAGAAATATTATCTAAGAATTGTAAGAATATATAAATCGTCATTATATCTGTACCTATATAAAGAATAATAGGTGCTAGTCTAGTATTGAATAATCCTAAAGCTGATATTATCTGGAATGTTGCAACCTGTGTTGCTATTGCTGGAATCATAACTGCAACTAAAAACATTCCATTTACAAATTTGGTGAACTTAGATTTAAATCTTGAAAATACATAAGCTGCCATTGATCCAGTAAGTACTGCTCCAGCTAATGAAAATATCAATATGATAACTGTATTTTTAAAACCATTAAGCATATTACCTTTTGTAAATGCTTCTATAAAATTATCGAAGTTAAAAAAAGATTCAGGTAATGTTAATACACTTGTTGATGCATATTCTGTACCAGTTTTAAATGATGCAAAAAGTACTGTTAATATTGGTAATATAAACACTATAACTAACAATATTAAAAATGCATATTTGCATATATTGTATATCAGTTCACTTGGTGTTAATTTTTTCATGCTCATTCCCTAAACCTCCTTATTTCTAAATACTAATTTTTGAATGCTTATTATTAGTATACAAAGTATTAATAATATCATTGCCATTGCTGATGCAAGTCCTACTCTATGATTTTGGAATGCATAATTAACAGTTTGAATAATGAATGTCATACTTCCATTACCACCACCAGTCATTATATATGGTGTTTCAAATGCTGATAATGCACCAGTTAATGCTAAGAATAATTGTAATCCTAAAATTGTTGATATTCCTGGAATAATTATATGTCTAAGCTGTTGCCATCTGCTAGCTCCATCAACTCTTGCTGCTTCTAATATATCTGGTGATATTGATGCCATTGCTGCTGCAAACATTACAATGTTATATCCAACATATCTCCATACAGAAACACCTGCCATAGATACATTTATAAACTTAGGATCTTGTAACCAGTAGTTTATTAATCCATCTAAATGTAAGAAACTTAATACTGTATCTAAAGTACTTCCTGGTTGTAAAAAGAATATAAAAATAAATCCTATTGCAACACTATTTATTAATGATGGAAAGAAATATACACTTTTAAATAAATTTGAAGCTTTACATCCAAA
This genomic interval carries:
- a CDS encoding ROK family protein, which translates into the protein MNNYMVFDIGGSSVKWSVIEGEGKILQSGSIKIASNISDFFNGLAEITNNMKKEFDVKGIAISAPGAVDSETGVIGGVSAIPYIHGPNFKEELNKLTGIEVEIENDANCAALGECWLGAGKDNKDLAFIVCGTGIGGSIVKDKKVHVGIHKHGGEFGYCSFDYEIDEEGIPKFKAWSQTGSTAGLANNIARLKGLEKGSINGVEVFEMCKNGDEIAVQEVNKYYYNMAIGIYNIQYIYDPEVIVLGGAISEREDYINEINKRLDYMMGTECGLEGTIKPLVKRCVYGNDANKLGALYNYLQKHSK
- a CDS encoding SGNH/GDSL hydrolase family protein, which codes for MSIKLNKELIEKSLVNKGDISRILKLYEKAEKGEDITIAFLGGSITQGCNSTVYEKCYVELVSKWFENKFKLVNVKHINAGVGATGSLIGVHRAEKQVLSKDPDIIFVDAAVNDNDSDYCKISYESEIRKLLSSKNKPAVVEVFMTMVDGVNYQDAQIKIGFNYNVPMISFRNTANELVEKYNLKWSDLLTDEVHPNDDGHEIISELLVNFLEDIYMNNYNKGESIEVKDNTLEKKCVYGDRYINGRILNNKELRPKEIIGFHKYEEGFQVFHNGWRFIGKANEGGKLMIETECNNIILLYKKTISENSGKFKVRVNGVEKALIDTHFKDGWGDCTVTEILEECDYKKTYEIEIEVISEEKDREVTILGVMVS
- a CDS encoding methyl-accepting chemotaxis protein → MKIGLKNLRLRMKNFEAKIISKEKFNNISIRKKLLIYFISISIIGNISGVLGLIFLHHIGNKYNYAIVNYGLIQGDIGKLGIELEKSNSAVRDFLFSDGDERDKAKVELNGYLDNIDKSLDSISGYIVSDEEMDAIKNIKLNLAKYKQVRNNVSISVIGDRQDEGLKLFRSEGAPIMEEISTEISSLLQRKIDQCNELISKIEIIKMTNTILAIITITCSIIISIFISRRLSGRLGITINKIKDAVESMAEGNLDINIDVESKDELGILAESFSNMIKTLKSYINEISFILGNISEGNLMTNTREEYKGNFLEIKKSLDNITKSLTEVISGIKESSSNVNNNSQKLSDTAHILSKRSSEQAYSVDKLTNYIDKINEQVKNNAENAENTNIITSKLLIEIEESNRKMQDMLLSMDNIENASKDIEKIIEAINEIASQTDLLALNAAIEAARAGEFGKGFAVVADEVRNLSGQSSNAVSESICLIKNCIEAVNSGKILANNTDSTLRQLVNNIEKATDLVSKINDASSKQAEAIDRVHNDILKISNVIQENSTTAQESAAASAELSVQSESLNKMIEKFRIE
- a CDS encoding glycoside hydrolase family 130 protein, with translation MTRILGDNLPNMPWQEKPEGFNGPIWRHTENPIIGRNPVEGVARIFNSAVVPYNGEFIGVFRGETINGRPHIYLGHSKDAINWEFDKERINFVDEDGKPYQPLYAYDPRLVKVEDEYFVIWCGDFDGAAIGIAKTTDFKTFVRLENPFLPFNRNGVLFPRKIDGKYIMLSRPSDNGHTPFGDIFLTKSPDLKYWGEHRIVMQKGGNGWWQSIKIGCGPAPIETDEGWLIFYHGVTGTCNGLVYSMSAAILDKKCPSKVLYRAGSIMLTPEEWYEERGFVANVIFPCATLTDAESGKIAIYYGAADTYVGLAYTTVEETVKFIKEHNELIGLDATDGRM
- a CDS encoding carbohydrate ABC transporter permease, with protein sequence MSMKKLTPSELIYNICKYAFLILLVIVFILPILTVLFASFKTGTEYASTSVLTLPESFFNFDNFIEAFTKGNMLNGFKNTVIILIFSLAGAVLTGSMAAYVFSRFKSKFTKFVNGMFLVAVMIPAIATQVATFQIISALGLFNTRLAPIILYIGTDIMTIYIFLQFLDNISVSLDESAIIDGANYFQIFFKIILPLLSPAVITVLITKGVGLYNDFYTPFLYTPSADLLTLSTTLFKFKGPFGAHWEVISAGIIVVMIPTLIVFLTLQKQIYSGLVSGSVKE
- a CDS encoding carbohydrate ABC transporter permease, which translates into the protein MTTDLEKVDVKPDFPSKQKRKLGFSSLPYKKQKIIISILFLMVPVVLLAVFTYLPAISMAGYSFTDWDGISKVKNFVGLKNYQTILSDPKYFQPLFVSIYYLIASFIQIALGVGVAYLVSFGCKASNLFKSVYFFPSLINSVAIGFIFIFFLQPGSTLDTVLSFLHLDGLINYWLQDPKFINVSMAGVSVWRYVGYNIVMFAAAMASISPDILEAARVDGASRWQQLRHIIIPGISTILGLQLFLALTGALSAFETPYIMTGGGNGSMTFIIQTVNYAFQNHRVGLASAMAMILLILCILIISIQKLVFRNKEV